The Pristiophorus japonicus isolate sPriJap1 chromosome 3, sPriJap1.hap1, whole genome shotgun sequence genome has a segment encoding these proteins:
- the LOC139254483 gene encoding putative nuclease HARBI1 — MGDQQEEQWKDELLVRGVIRNHRGKTTYNLLQPDLQSQTRVRTALSVASKVTIALNFYTTGSFQGATADSSNLSQYVAHCSIRQVTDTLYKMRRDYNPFPISREKQLEQSIGFFRIAGFPRVQGAIDYTHVALRVPQNNPEIFQNRKGYHSLNVQLVREHSRQIMAVDVLYPGNSHNAFILQQTGVPDLFQLPNEGHSWLLGGKRYPLCTGLMTSLHNTTTPAQQSYNECHSATRSIIEQTIGIMKQRFHCLDCSEGVLQ; from the exons atgggtgaccagcaggaagagcagtggaaggacg aactgttggtaaggggggtgattcgaaaccaccggggcaaaaccacttacaatctCCTCCAGCCAGACCTGCAGTCTCAAACAAGGGTGAGGACAGCTCTATCAGTGgcatcaaaggtcaccatcgccctgaaTTTCTACACCACTGGATCTTTCCAAGGAGCCACAGCAGACAGCTCCAACCTCTCCCAATATGTTGCGCATTGCTCCATCCGTCAGGTCACAGACACTCTGTACAAGATGAGGAGGGACTACAACCCATTTCCAATAAGcagagagaagcagttggagcagtcaattggcttcttcaggattgcgggcttccccagggttcagggcgccatagactaCACCCACGTGGCATTGAGGGTGCCACAGAACAATCCGGAGATCTTCCAAAACCGGAAGGGATACCATTcactcaatgtccagttggtgCGTGAACACAGCCGCCAAATCATGGCCGTTGATGTCCTTTATCCTGGCAACAGCCACAACGCTTTTATCCTGCAGCAGACCGGTGTGCCAGATCTGTTTCAGCTGCCAAATGAAGGTCACAGCTGGCTCCTAGGAGGCAAGAGGTACCCACTATGCACCGGGCTCATGACTTCCCTCCACAACACCACCACTCCTGCGCAGCAATCTTACAATGAGTGTCATTcggccaccaggagcatcattgagcagactatcGGAATCATGAAACAGCGGTTTCACTGCCTTGATTGCTCAGAAGGAGTGCTGCAGTAA